A genomic stretch from Gemmatimonadaceae bacterium includes:
- a CDS encoding regulatory protein RecX — protein sequence MLVTSITAAPRRNGRFDVAVDGGHVATLSLEALERLRLAVGVVVDERLDAALARETSIVATYDRALNMIALRARSSAELRRLLVRKRELPEYVDVAIDRLLRAGFLDDASFARQFARSKAVGAGLSRRRVQLELARRGVAREVADAAITEVFADEHVDEEGTLERVARKKLKSLERLDTTVQRRRLYSFLARRGYDGDDIARTLRTVLSRDEAHARE from the coding sequence ATGCTAGTTACTTCGATCACCGCAGCTCCACGGCGCAATGGCCGATTCGACGTCGCTGTCGACGGTGGCCACGTCGCCACGCTTTCGCTCGAGGCGCTCGAGCGATTGCGACTCGCCGTCGGCGTTGTCGTCGATGAGCGCCTCGATGCTGCGTTGGCGCGCGAGACGAGCATCGTCGCCACCTACGATCGAGCGCTGAACATGATCGCCCTTCGCGCACGCTCGTCAGCCGAGCTGCGGCGGCTGCTCGTGAGGAAACGAGAGTTGCCCGAGTACGTCGACGTCGCCATCGATCGACTACTCCGTGCCGGATTTCTCGACGACGCCAGCTTCGCGAGACAGTTCGCTCGCAGCAAAGCCGTCGGCGCCGGACTCTCGCGCCGCCGCGTGCAGCTGGAGCTGGCTCGTCGAGGCGTCGCGCGCGAAGTGGCCGATGCGGCCATCACCGAAGTCTTCGCGGATGAACACGTCGACGAGGAAGGCACTCTCGAGCGCGTCGCGCGCAAGAAGTTGAAATCACTCGAACGCCTCGACACCACCGTCCAGCGACGCCGACTCTACTCGTTCCTCGCTCGGCGCGGTTATGACGGCGACGACATCGCGCGAACCCTTCGCACCGTGTTGTCGCGCGACGAAGCCCACGCGAGAGAATGA
- the recA gene encoding recombinase RecA → MAVSTITDDKKKALNLAITQIEKTCGKGSIMRLGTETKVRVEAIPTGAINLDAAIGIGGIPRGRVTEIYGPESSGKTTLSLHVVANAQRAGGVAAYIDAEHALDTEYARKLGVDVENLLISQPDTGEQGLEIADILVRSGAIDVVVIDSVAALVPKAEIEGDMGDAHVGLQARLMSQALRKLTGAIARSKTSVIFINQLREKIGVMFGNPETTTGGKALKFYASVRLDIRRIGPVKEKEDVIGSHVRVKVVKNKVAPPFKQAEFDIMYAEGISHASLVLDIAAEAGIIEKSGAWYSYKGQKIGQGRENSKMFLKDNPALMTEVEEQVKNLLGMTPRAGLADGEVLDD, encoded by the coding sequence ATGGCCGTTTCTACGATCACGGACGACAAGAAAAAAGCGCTGAATCTGGCCATTACGCAGATCGAAAAGACCTGCGGGAAGGGGTCGATCATGCGACTCGGCACCGAGACTAAGGTGCGAGTCGAGGCGATCCCGACCGGCGCTATCAACCTGGACGCGGCGATCGGCATCGGCGGCATTCCGCGGGGCCGAGTCACCGAGATCTACGGTCCCGAGTCGAGCGGCAAAACGACGCTTTCGCTTCACGTCGTTGCGAACGCACAGCGCGCGGGCGGGGTCGCCGCGTATATCGACGCCGAGCATGCGCTCGACACCGAATACGCGCGGAAACTCGGGGTGGATGTCGAGAATCTTCTCATCTCGCAGCCGGATACCGGCGAGCAGGGTCTCGAGATCGCCGACATTCTCGTTCGCTCGGGCGCGATCGACGTCGTCGTCATCGACTCGGTCGCGGCACTGGTGCCAAAAGCCGAGATTGAAGGTGACATGGGCGACGCCCACGTCGGGTTGCAAGCGCGTCTCATGAGCCAGGCGCTCCGCAAGCTCACGGGTGCGATCGCCCGGTCGAAGACGTCGGTGATTTTCATCAACCAATTGCGTGAAAAGATCGGCGTCATGTTCGGGAATCCCGAAACGACGACCGGAGGTAAGGCGCTCAAGTTCTACGCGTCGGTGCGCCTCGACATTCGCCGCATCGGTCCGGTGAAGGAGAAGGAAGACGTCATCGGTTCGCACGTGCGCGTGAAAGTCGTGAAGAACAAGGTGGCGCCGCCGTTCAAGCAGGCAGAATTCGACATCATGTACGCCGAAGGCATCAGCCACGCGAGCCTGGTGCTCGACATTGCGGCTGAAGCCGGGATCATCGAGAAGTCCGGCGCATGGTATAGCTATAAGGGTCAGAAGATTGGCCAGGGTCGTGAAAACTCGAAGATGTTCCTCAAGGACAATCCTGCGCTCATGACCGAGGTCGAGGAGCAGGTGAAGAACCTGCTCGGCATGACGCCGCGCGCTGGATTGGCAGACGGAGAGGTGCTGGACGACTGA
- a CDS encoding YraN family protein, producing MSATKQAFGELGERIAERWLRRTGWRVIQRRFRSGHRDIDLVVEREGTIAFVEVKARRGDRFGQPIEAVNWRKQKELAKSAQVWIDRHGRAEESYRFDVIGVLMSGERVRVRHVEDAFKVARSG from the coding sequence ATGTCAGCGACCAAGCAGGCGTTCGGAGAGCTGGGCGAGCGAATCGCGGAGCGGTGGCTTCGGCGTACGGGCTGGCGGGTCATTCAGCGGCGTTTTCGTTCCGGCCACCGGGACATCGATCTCGTCGTCGAACGGGAAGGAACCATCGCCTTCGTCGAGGTGAAAGCGCGGCGCGGCGATCGGTTCGGACAGCCCATAGAAGCGGTCAACTGGCGGAAGCAGAAGGAATTAGCGAAATCCGCCCAGGTCTGGATCGACCGCCATGGTCGCGCGGAGGAGTCATACCGCTTCGACGTAATCGGTGTCCTCATGAGCGGTGAGCGCGTTCGCGTCCGTCACGTCGAAGACGCGTTCAAAGTCGCACGATCGGGTTGA
- a CDS encoding glycerophosphodiester phosphodiesterase family protein codes for MNPLTDLGARLVIGHRGNAAHAPENTIESFDQAAALGVDALEFDVRITRDGVPVVIHDPTLARTAGRAGVVAEMTTAELERVDVGATFTSDGGSTYPFRGRGLTIARLDDVLKRFPELPLLIEVKVPGALEAVERALIGGDAMHRSVIASMTHDAVAPFRGRALATGASGADVVRLLWETLWAEASHRLPYDALCIPRWYRGIRLPVTRLARVARRGGAVTHVWTIDDPGVAKRLWSAGIQGIVTNDPAVMLRARNELQTDVADSHPSAGV; via the coding sequence GTGAACCCGCTCACTGATCTCGGCGCGCGGCTGGTGATCGGGCACCGCGGCAACGCGGCTCACGCACCCGAGAACACGATCGAATCGTTCGACCAGGCAGCCGCGTTAGGCGTCGACGCGCTCGAGTTCGACGTCCGGATCACTCGCGACGGCGTTCCCGTCGTCATTCACGATCCAACCCTGGCGCGCACCGCAGGTCGCGCCGGAGTTGTCGCCGAGATGACCACTGCCGAGCTCGAACGCGTGGACGTGGGAGCAACGTTCACCAGCGACGGCGGCTCGACGTATCCCTTTCGCGGCCGCGGCCTAACGATCGCGAGGCTGGACGACGTACTGAAGCGATTTCCAGAGCTTCCGTTGCTCATCGAGGTGAAGGTGCCTGGCGCGCTCGAGGCAGTCGAGCGAGCGCTGATCGGTGGCGACGCCATGCATCGGTCGGTCATCGCCTCGATGACCCATGACGCGGTCGCGCCATTCCGCGGACGCGCGCTTGCGACCGGCGCGTCGGGCGCCGACGTGGTGCGATTACTCTGGGAGACGCTGTGGGCCGAGGCTTCGCACCGACTGCCGTACGACGCGTTATGCATTCCGCGCTGGTACCGCGGGATTCGTCTTCCGGTAACACGGCTCGCTCGAGTCGCCCGGCGCGGCGGAGCGGTTACGCACGTCTGGACCATCGATGACCCAGGCGTCGCCAAACGCCTGTGGAGCGCGGGGATTCAAGGGATTGTCACGAATGATCCCGCAGTGATGCTCCGGGCTCGGAACGAGCTCCAGACGGACGTCGCTGATTCGCACCCAAGCGCGGGAGTTTGA
- a CDS encoding DNA translocase FtsK 4TM domain-containing protein — translation MIEVSSSVKREITAIAFLLFAFFLAAALGVLALAQMRFGVDVRGNVGWVGWWLARPLVKLLGWPAAALTPLVPAVHSLKVFGRLQSEQDRKWMIFFAGLVAILPIAVGLAMNLPLGEESRMAGLWGAFFAFYLRTWFGDIGAWVVIVLAFSTLTATTLAWNPIRMLIGRRAPAPEPLPFAEPLAPSKRRRKKEKEEEEALVAAGVPLEPSPEELPGLVGGGASLHLDNGTIDSGADGKRRRKKSRAEAAAEREIEITAAIEATGPVSTLGDELPPSDILSPPPPHNADVGRRELDAMGAKLMDALRTFRVEGELVGRTTGPVVTQFEVEPAPGVKVRQIANLSNDLALAMRAASIRIVAPIPGRGAVGVEVPNPTSEIVSFRELIETRDYQNARAALPIALGKDLEGKPVISDLAKMPHLLIAGATGSGKSVCVNTIITSLIYRHTPRTLRFLMVDPKMVELSVYNTLPHLRHKVITDNHDAAAVLNWAKMEMNERYEVLAANGCRNVQDFNKRVQDGAQLKLPKRENVAFEDLTYRGDVLPYIVVVIDEMADLMMTVPGEVETPIAMLAQKARATGIHLILATQRPSVNVITGLIKANFPSRIAFRVASQVDSRTIIDGAGAEALLGNGDMLFIPPGKSEPARLQGAFLSSDDTEFLMKWYHDRREAKRAALAAQGALVDDTAAEEPDILEAVRQREAEESGKGDDEEAEIVDRDKLFREAAEVVIQHQQGSTSLLQRRLKVGYGRAARIIDQLHYAGVLGPPDGSKPRDVLVGLDDLERICGPRG, via the coding sequence GTGATCGAAGTGAGTAGTAGCGTCAAACGCGAGATCACCGCCATCGCCTTTCTCCTGTTCGCGTTTTTCCTTGCGGCGGCGCTTGGCGTTCTTGCGCTCGCGCAGATGCGCTTTGGCGTCGACGTGCGAGGAAACGTCGGCTGGGTGGGCTGGTGGCTTGCACGCCCGCTCGTGAAGCTGCTCGGCTGGCCCGCCGCGGCGCTCACCCCGCTCGTTCCGGCCGTGCATTCACTCAAGGTGTTCGGTCGCTTGCAATCGGAGCAGGATCGCAAGTGGATGATCTTCTTCGCGGGACTGGTCGCGATTCTGCCGATCGCTGTCGGCCTCGCGATGAATCTCCCGCTCGGTGAAGAGAGCCGAATGGCGGGCCTGTGGGGGGCGTTCTTTGCGTTCTATTTGCGAACGTGGTTCGGCGACATCGGGGCGTGGGTCGTCATCGTGCTCGCATTCAGCACACTGACGGCGACGACGCTCGCCTGGAATCCGATCCGTATGCTCATCGGGCGGCGAGCGCCCGCACCTGAACCGTTGCCGTTCGCCGAGCCGCTCGCGCCGTCCAAGCGCCGGCGGAAGAAAGAGAAAGAAGAGGAGGAAGCACTGGTGGCCGCGGGCGTCCCGCTCGAGCCATCGCCGGAAGAGCTGCCCGGGCTCGTTGGTGGCGGCGCGTCGCTCCATCTCGATAACGGGACCATCGATTCTGGTGCGGATGGCAAACGCCGCCGCAAGAAGAGCCGCGCGGAAGCGGCGGCCGAACGTGAGATCGAGATCACAGCCGCGATCGAAGCGACGGGGCCCGTCTCCACGCTCGGCGACGAACTACCGCCGAGCGACATTCTTTCGCCGCCACCGCCGCATAACGCGGACGTGGGCCGTCGCGAGCTCGACGCGATGGGCGCGAAGCTCATGGACGCACTGCGGACATTCCGGGTGGAAGGAGAGCTCGTTGGTCGCACGACGGGGCCCGTCGTCACGCAATTCGAGGTCGAGCCCGCGCCAGGCGTGAAGGTCCGGCAGATCGCGAACCTGTCCAACGATCTCGCGCTCGCGATGCGGGCGGCGTCCATCCGTATCGTCGCGCCGATTCCGGGACGCGGCGCTGTGGGTGTTGAGGTTCCGAATCCGACATCGGAAATCGTTTCCTTCCGCGAGCTCATCGAAACGCGCGACTACCAGAACGCACGCGCGGCGCTCCCGATCGCGTTAGGCAAGGATCTCGAAGGGAAGCCGGTCATCAGCGATCTCGCGAAGATGCCGCACTTGCTCATCGCTGGTGCAACTGGTTCAGGAAAGTCGGTGTGTGTGAACACAATTATCACTAGCCTCATATATCGGCACACACCTCGAACTCTTCGCTTTCTCATGGTCGACCCGAAGATGGTGGAGCTGTCCGTGTACAACACGCTGCCACATCTGCGGCACAAGGTCATCACCGACAACCATGACGCGGCGGCGGTGTTGAACTGGGCGAAGATGGAGATGAACGAGCGCTACGAGGTCCTTGCCGCCAACGGCTGCCGGAACGTTCAGGATTTCAACAAGCGAGTGCAGGACGGCGCGCAGCTCAAGCTGCCTAAGCGTGAGAACGTCGCGTTCGAGGATCTCACGTATCGTGGAGATGTCCTGCCGTACATCGTCGTCGTCATCGACGAGATGGCGGACCTGATGATGACGGTGCCGGGTGAAGTCGAGACGCCGATCGCGATGCTGGCGCAGAAGGCGCGCGCGACGGGCATCCATCTCATCCTCGCGACGCAGCGGCCGAGCGTGAACGTCATCACGGGGCTCATCAAGGCGAATTTCCCGAGTCGCATCGCCTTTCGAGTCGCGTCACAAGTCGACAGTCGCACGATCATCGACGGGGCAGGCGCAGAAGCGCTGCTTGGCAACGGCGACATGCTGTTCATTCCGCCTGGCAAGTCCGAGCCCGCACGGCTACAAGGCGCATTCCTGTCGAGCGACGACACCGAGTTTCTCATGAAGTGGTATCACGATCGCCGTGAGGCAAAACGCGCTGCGCTTGCCGCGCAGGGCGCGCTCGTCGACGACACGGCCGCCGAAGAGCCGGACATTCTCGAGGCGGTGCGGCAGCGCGAAGCAGAGGAGTCTGGGAAGGGCGACGATGAGGAAGCGGAGATCGTCGATCGGGACAAGTTGTTCCGCGAGGCTGCAGAGGTCGTGATCCAGCACCAGCAGGGCTCGACGTCGTTGCTGCAGCGACGTCTCAAGGTCGGCTATGGGCGCGCCGCGCGGATCATCGATCAGCTTCATTACGCGGGCGTGCTCGGTCCGCCGGATGGATCCAAGCCCCGCGACGTACTCGTCGGCCTGGACGATCTCGAGCGTATCTGCGGACCGCGCGGCTAA